The following proteins come from a genomic window of Denitromonas sp.:
- a CDS encoding helix-turn-helix domain-containing protein: MTPREIADYLKGSGRTIYGLAAAKKVLAFKGGRAWRFLREDIGSWIRHQTSEGPGNGVPDPTGAGR; encoded by the coding sequence AGGGAGATCGCCGACTACTTGAAGGGCTCCGGACGGACGATCTACGGGTTGGCAGCAGCCAAGAAGGTTCTGGCATTTAAGGGAGGCAGAGCATGGCGCTTCTTGCGGGAGGACATCGGTAGTTGGATTAGACATCAGACGTCGGAAGGCCCTGGCAACGGCGTCCCTGACCCAACAGGCGCGGGGCGCTAA
- a CDS encoding C-terminal helicase domain-containing protein — translation MIEEKCQNPINAGNRKIIVFTAFSDTADYLYAQLAPWARDVLGVESALVTGSGRNQTTTAGLRKDLASILTAFSPRSKERPAELAGEGEIDLLFATDCISEGQNLQDCDWLINYDIHWNPVRIIQRFGRIDRIGSPNEAIQLVKLLAQHGAGGVHQPRAARQRADGTARHLGHRRGKPHRAAIRQPDE, via the coding sequence ATGATCGAGGAGAAGTGCCAAAACCCGATCAATGCAGGCAACCGCAAGATCATCGTCTTTACCGCCTTTTCCGATACCGCGGATTACCTTTACGCCCAGCTCGCGCCGTGGGCAAGGGATGTGCTCGGCGTCGAGTCGGCTCTGGTCACGGGATCGGGCCGTAACCAGACCACCACCGCGGGCTTGCGCAAGGATCTGGCCTCCATCCTCACCGCGTTCTCGCCGCGTTCCAAGGAGCGCCCGGCCGAGCTGGCTGGCGAGGGCGAGATTGACCTGCTCTTCGCCACGGATTGCATCTCCGAAGGCCAGAACCTGCAGGACTGCGACTGGCTGATCAACTACGACATCCACTGGAACCCGGTTCGCATCATCCAGCGTTTCGGCCGCATCGACCGCATCGGCTCCCCCAACGAGGCCATTCAGCTCGTCAAACTTCTGGCCCAACATGGAGCTGGAGGAGTACATCAACCTCGAGCAGCGCGTCAGCGGGCGGATGGTACTGCTCGACATCTCGGCCACCGGCGAGGAAAACCTCATCGAGCAGCAATCCGGCAACCCGATGAATGA
- a CDS encoding DUF4391 domain-containing protein: protein MLTELVTALALPDTSRVDRRVPKKLLLENGAPTATDKRLITDAVEEIRWLAALKPNTIGVADYQSAAREYLEIAVLAVTLRSQHGQTKAKPPNLARLATLVHRAVPYPVLLLLRREQDLILSLAHKRRAQNEADKVVLDGDVVAATLSGDVPAADTMNAFVEALALTRQPRASLFNLYQGWIDCVQALLAARQTGKFRAADSPEHAADRRQALAECERLACELTRLRAQTSKEKQLARQVELNLALKDIQAQLNAARGKL, encoded by the coding sequence ATGCTGACCGAACTCGTCACCGCACTCGCGTTACCGGATACTTCCCGTGTCGATCGGCGCGTACCGAAGAAGCTGCTCCTCGAAAACGGCGCCCCAACGGCCACCGACAAGCGCTTGATCACCGATGCCGTCGAAGAGATCCGCTGGCTCGCCGCGCTCAAGCCGAATACCATCGGCGTGGCCGATTATCAGAGCGCGGCGCGCGAGTACCTGGAGATCGCCGTGCTCGCCGTCACGCTGCGCAGCCAACACGGCCAAACCAAAGCCAAGCCACCGAACCTCGCGCGCCTCGCGACGCTGGTGCACCGTGCGGTTCCGTACCCGGTCTTGCTGCTCTTGCGCCGGGAGCAGGATTTGATACTGTCCCTGGCGCACAAGCGCCGGGCGCAGAACGAGGCGGACAAAGTGGTGTTGGACGGCGACGTTGTGGCCGCCACGCTCTCCGGGGACGTCCCCGCTGCCGATACGATGAACGCGTTCGTCGAGGCCCTCGCCTTGACCCGCCAGCCCCGCGCCTCGCTGTTCAACCTTTATCAGGGCTGGATCGACTGCGTGCAGGCCTTGTTGGCCGCGCGCCAGACGGGCAAGTTCAGGGCTGCCGACAGCCCGGAACACGCCGCGGACCGCCGCCAGGCCTTGGCAGAATGCGAGCGGCTGGCGTGTGAGCTCACCCGATTGCGCGCTCAAACGAGCAAGGAAAAACAACTCGCGCGGCAGGTCGAACTGAATCTGGCATTGAAAGACATTCAAGCGCAGCTCAACGCCGCGCGCGGAAAACTATAA
- a CDS encoding GmrSD restriction endonuclease domain-containing protein, with amino-acid sequence MKATEANLLKFIRKSPQFMIPIYQRNYSWTEEQCRQLWSDLLRAGRDDTVNGHFIGSIVYVERALSAVTSQEALLVIDGQQRLTTSTLLIAALAQHFEDQQLPELLDTFSGRKLRNYYLLNPDEDGERHYKLILSETDKETLLALLKQAPVPQEASGRIQENYALFQSLLRQHESELESVCKGLAKLIVVEVALDRAHDNPQLIFESMNSTGLELSQADLIRNFILMGLEPKLQTALYSAYWRPMEKGFGQAAYASHFDAFMRHYLTAKTGDIPNVREVYTAFKHYARNFAADVTALVADIHAYATYYCAIVLGAESDPTLKQAFHDLRELKVDVAYPFLLDLYHDYRQGRLSTDEVVAIIRLVESYVFRRAICAIPTNSLNKTFAGMSRTLKKDRYLESVRAAFLLLPSYRRFPSDEEFQREIKGRDLYNFRSRSYWLRRMENHGRKERVMVEDYTIEHILPQNEDLSAAWQAELGPEWPRIQQTWLHTLGNLTLTGYNSEYSDRPFAYKRDQVTDRQGNPVGFAHSPLKLNLGLGDVPTWNEAAIKARAERLAAEATKVWSAPQLAPDLLDAYRPAPAKAGQQYALADHPNLASGPMRDMFEALRQAVLELNPCVSEEFLKLYIAYKAETNFVDVVPQAKRLRLSLNMPFHEIDDPKGLCKDVSGLGRWGNGDVEVGLAATDDLPYVMGLIRQSFDRQMGGGAD; translated from the coding sequence GTGAAGGCCACCGAAGCCAATTTGCTGAAGTTCATCCGCAAATCGCCCCAGTTCATGATCCCGATCTATCAGCGCAACTACTCATGGACCGAGGAGCAATGCCGGCAGCTTTGGAGTGACCTCCTTCGAGCGGGCAGAGATGACACGGTCAACGGACACTTCATCGGATCCATCGTTTATGTAGAACGCGCCCTGTCGGCCGTGACCAGCCAGGAGGCGCTATTGGTCATCGACGGACAGCAACGCCTGACCACCAGCACGCTGCTGATTGCGGCCCTGGCACAACATTTTGAAGATCAACAGTTGCCGGAATTGCTCGACACCTTCTCTGGTCGCAAACTGCGCAACTATTACCTGCTCAACCCGGACGAAGACGGCGAGCGCCACTACAAGCTCATCCTCTCGGAAACCGACAAAGAGACACTGCTGGCGCTCCTCAAGCAAGCGCCAGTCCCGCAAGAGGCCAGCGGCCGTATTCAGGAGAACTACGCACTGTTTCAGAGCTTGTTGCGCCAGCACGAAAGTGAACTGGAAAGCGTATGCAAAGGCTTGGCCAAGCTGATTGTCGTCGAGGTCGCACTGGACCGCGCCCATGACAATCCACAGCTCATTTTCGAGAGCATGAACTCCACCGGGCTGGAGCTCAGCCAGGCAGACCTGATCCGCAACTTCATCCTCATGGGTCTGGAACCCAAGCTCCAGACAGCGCTGTACTCCGCTTACTGGCGTCCGATGGAGAAGGGTTTTGGTCAGGCTGCCTATGCCAGCCACTTCGACGCCTTCATGCGCCACTACCTCACGGCCAAAACCGGCGACATCCCCAATGTGCGAGAGGTCTACACCGCCTTCAAGCACTATGCCCGCAACTTCGCGGCGGACGTTACCGCGCTGGTGGCGGATATCCACGCCTACGCCACCTACTACTGCGCCATCGTGCTGGGCGCCGAATCCGACCCGACCCTCAAGCAGGCCTTCCATGACCTGCGTGAACTGAAGGTGGACGTCGCCTATCCCTTTCTGCTCGACCTCTACCACGACTACCGGCAAGGCCGGCTAAGCACTGACGAAGTCGTCGCAATCATCCGCCTGGTGGAGAGCTACGTTTTCCGCCGAGCCATCTGTGCGATCCCCACCAATTCGCTGAACAAGACCTTCGCCGGCATGAGCCGCACGCTCAAGAAAGACCGCTATCTCGAAAGCGTGCGCGCCGCCTTCCTGTTGTTGCCCTCATATCGCCGCTTCCCGAGTGATGAAGAGTTTCAGCGCGAGATCAAGGGGCGCGACCTCTACAACTTCCGCAGCCGCAGCTATTGGCTCCGTCGCATGGAGAACCACGGCCGCAAGGAACGGGTGATGGTGGAGGACTACACCATCGAGCACATCCTGCCCCAGAACGAAGACCTGTCCGCTGCGTGGCAAGCCGAGCTGGGGCCGGAGTGGCCGCGCATCCAGCAGACCTGGCTCCATACCCTGGGTAACCTCACTCTCACCGGCTACAACAGCGAATACAGCGATCGCCCTTTCGCCTACAAACGCGACCAGGTCACCGACCGGCAAGGGAATCCGGTCGGCTTCGCCCACAGCCCGCTGAAACTCAATCTTGGCCTTGGCGACGTGCCCACTTGGAACGAGGCCGCCATCAAGGCGCGGGCGGAACGCCTGGCTGCGGAGGCCACCAAGGTGTGGAGCGCCCCGCAATTGGCGCCCGACCTGCTGGACGCCTACCGACCCGCGCCGGCCAAGGCCGGCCAGCAGTACGCCCTCGCTGACCACCCCAACCTGGCCAGTGGCCCCATGCGCGACATGTTCGAGGCGCTGCGCCAGGCCGTACTCGAACTGAACCCCTGCGTCAGCGAAGAGTTTCTCAAGCTCTACATCGCCTACAAGGCCGAAACCAACTTTGTCGACGTGGTGCCACAGGCCAAGCGATTGCGCCTGTCGCTGAACATGCCCTTCCACGAGATCGACGACCCCAAGGGCCTGTGCAAGGATGTCTCAGGGCTCGGCCGCTGGGGCAATGGCGACGTGGAAGTGGGCCTTGCCGCCACGGACGACTTGCCCTACGTGATGGGCCTCATTCGCCAATCCTTCGACCGCCAGATGGGCGGCGGCGCTGATTGA
- a CDS encoding site-specific DNA-methyltransferase, translated as MTIETITDDHPAAQSADLVAENIAKLKEWFPGLLTEGANGIAVNVDVLKALVGDATVTDADEKYGLNWHGKRRARQLALTPSTGTLRPCPEESVDWEATQNLMIEGDNLEVLKLLQKSYAGKVKLIYIDPPYNTGKDFVYPDNFQDNIRNYLEMTGQIEGGQKISSNTEASGRFHTDWLNMMYPRLKLARSLLREDGAIFCSIDDIEAPRLRSLLDDVFGEENFLAQFSWRTDGNFDNQAKIKICHEYVLLYAKSSGIFPHPPVVDPSTSGGSKLFRPEIRNTIVKNGPKNPISRITLPDGFPADFEEGEIAARNSPWPSYLSTACVKDRKLVGPVTVESGWSSKDLALEFIKNDCRPVEDSKGQSTSFVISRTGAIEAIKTRSDYQSHVISVLTGFGGTQKATAQLNDIGALFNGYPKPVELIRYLVQMALGKDGIFLDFFAGSGPLGHAVLEQNAADQGTRRYMLIQIPEPLDPTIENQKAAAEYCDKLSTRRTVAELTKERLRRAAAKVGADNPMFAGDVGFRVFKLDTSNIRPWNPRPEDVQQAVIDYQDNLVDGRSEADVLYELLLKLGLDLCVPIEAREIAGKAVHSVGGGVLIACLASTISREDVEALAQGVVAWHEALAPAVDSTCVFRDSAFADDVAKTNLAAILEQHGIKNVRSL; from the coding sequence ATGACGATTGAAACAATCACCGACGACCACCCCGCCGCCCAATCCGCTGACCTGGTGGCCGAGAACATCGCGAAGCTCAAGGAATGGTTTCCGGGGCTGCTGACCGAAGGCGCCAACGGCATTGCGGTCAATGTGGACGTGCTCAAGGCCTTGGTCGGCGATGCCACCGTCACCGACGCCGACGAGAAATACGGCCTCAACTGGCACGGCAAGCGCCGGGCGCGTCAGCTAGCGCTCACCCCCTCGACCGGCACGCTGCGCCCCTGCCCGGAGGAGAGCGTGGATTGGGAGGCCACGCAAAACCTGATGATCGAGGGCGACAACCTGGAGGTGCTCAAGCTCCTGCAGAAGAGCTATGCCGGCAAGGTCAAGCTGATCTACATCGACCCGCCGTACAACACCGGCAAGGACTTCGTGTATCCGGACAATTTTCAGGACAACATCCGCAATTACCTGGAGATGACTGGGCAAATCGAAGGCGGTCAAAAGATCAGTAGCAATACCGAGGCCAGCGGCCGGTTTCATACCGACTGGCTGAATATGATGTATCCGAGGCTAAAGCTTGCGCGGAGCCTCTTGCGCGAGGATGGAGCGATCTTCTGCTCCATCGACGACATTGAAGCGCCACGGCTTCGCTCTCTACTTGACGACGTCTTTGGCGAGGAGAACTTCCTAGCTCAATTCTCGTGGCGAACGGACGGAAATTTTGACAATCAAGCAAAAATAAAGATTTGCCACGAATATGTACTTCTTTATGCAAAGTCCTCTGGAATATTTCCACATCCCCCTGTCGTTGATCCCAGCACCTCCGGGGGTAGCAAGCTCTTCAGGCCCGAAATCAGGAACACTATTGTCAAGAACGGGCCGAAAAATCCAATCAGCCGGATCACGCTCCCTGATGGGTTTCCGGCCGATTTTGAAGAAGGCGAAATAGCCGCCAGAAATTCACCATGGCCATCGTATCTGAGCACGGCGTGCGTTAAAGATAGAAAACTGGTTGGCCCTGTAACGGTCGAAAGCGGATGGAGCTCCAAGGATCTGGCGCTCGAATTTATCAAGAATGATTGCAGGCCTGTCGAGGACAGCAAAGGTCAGTCCACCTCCTTTGTAATCTCACGAACTGGTGCAATTGAAGCGATCAAGACCCGATCTGACTACCAAAGCCACGTCATCTCTGTGCTCACGGGATTTGGCGGAACACAGAAGGCCACGGCGCAGCTGAACGACATTGGAGCACTCTTTAACGGGTACCCAAAGCCTGTTGAACTGATCCGCTACCTTGTCCAAATGGCTCTTGGAAAAGATGGAATATTTCTTGATTTCTTTGCTGGATCTGGACCGCTTGGTCATGCTGTGCTTGAGCAAAATGCTGCTGACCAGGGCACACGGCGATACATGTTGATACAGATTCCGGAACCACTGGACCCAACTATCGAAAACCAAAAAGCGGCGGCAGAGTATTGCGATAAGCTTTCAACGCGGCGCACAGTTGCCGAGCTAACTAAGGAGCGATTGCGTCGCGCCGCTGCCAAGGTCGGAGCCGACAATCCTATGTTCGCCGGCGACGTCGGCTTTCGCGTCTTCAAGCTCGACACATCCAATATTCGCCCCTGGAATCCGAGGCCGGAGGATGTGCAACAAGCGGTCATCGACTACCAAGACAATCTGGTCGATGGCCGCAGCGAAGCCGACGTGCTCTATGAACTGCTGTTAAAGCTAGGTCTCGATCTGTGCGTGCCGATCGAAGCGCGGGAGATCGCCGGCAAGGCGGTGCACTCGGTGGGCGGCGGCGTGCTGATCGCCTGCCTGGCATCGACGATCTCGCGCGAGGACGTCGAGGCGCTGGCCCAGGGCGTCGTGGCCTGGCATGAGGCACTGGCCCCGGCCGTCGACAGCACCTGCGTGTTCCGCGACAGCGCCTTCGCCGACGACGTGGCCAAGACCAACCTCGCCGCCATTCTCGAGCAGCACGGCATCAAGAACGTGCGCAGTCTGTGA
- a CDS encoding Fic family protein produces the protein MQPYVPDALPLADLDYRLLLPLVGQANAALARYDGLLQGIPNPAVMLSPLTTQEAVLSSKIEGTQATVDEVLEQEAGLLKEGEKYQDILEISNYRQALFKAREYLQDYPIRLGFVRELHHILLDSVRGQDKTPGEFRRDQNWIGKAGCPIEAASFVPPNPLQLPDYLEAWERYLDSDDVDFLLQTAVVHAQFELLHPFKDGNGRIGRILIPLFLYQKRILSQPMFYLSEYLENHREEYYERLKAISAEGAWNEWIAFFLRATTAQAGQNARRVAAIRALYDSMKVAIQETTRSQYSVHLLDAIFSKPIFRSSDLAQKLAADYGIHEKTTPGLLRQLKEAGILLELQAGSGRRAATLCFPRLINLAEGREVL, from the coding sequence ATGCAGCCCTATGTGCCCGACGCCCTCCCGCTCGCCGATCTGGATTACCGCCTGCTGTTGCCGCTGGTCGGCCAGGCCAATGCCGCGCTGGCCCGCTACGACGGCCTGTTGCAGGGCATTCCCAATCCGGCGGTGATGCTCTCGCCGCTGACCACGCAGGAAGCGGTGCTCTCCTCCAAGATCGAAGGCACCCAGGCCACGGTGGATGAGGTGCTGGAGCAGGAAGCGGGCTTGCTCAAGGAAGGCGAGAAGTACCAGGACATTCTGGAGATTTCCAACTACCGCCAGGCCTTGTTCAAGGCGCGGGAATACCTGCAGGACTATCCGATCCGGCTGGGGTTCGTGCGCGAGCTGCACCACATTCTGCTCGATAGCGTGCGCGGGCAGGACAAGACCCCCGGCGAGTTCCGGCGCGACCAGAACTGGATCGGCAAGGCGGGCTGCCCGATCGAGGCGGCCAGCTTCGTGCCGCCGAATCCCCTACAGCTGCCGGACTATCTGGAGGCGTGGGAGCGATATCTGGACAGCGATGACGTGGATTTCCTGCTGCAGACGGCGGTCGTGCATGCCCAGTTCGAGCTGCTGCATCCCTTCAAGGATGGCAACGGCCGCATCGGGCGCATCCTGATTCCGTTGTTCTTGTACCAGAAGCGCATCTTGTCGCAGCCAATGTTCTATTTGTCCGAGTATCTGGAGAACCACCGCGAGGAGTATTACGAGCGGCTGAAGGCGATTTCCGCCGAGGGCGCGTGGAACGAATGGATCGCGTTCTTCCTGCGGGCGACGACGGCGCAGGCCGGGCAGAACGCCAGGCGGGTTGCCGCCATCAGGGCGCTCTACGACTCCATGAAGGTGGCCATCCAGGAAACGACTCGTTCGCAGTATTCGGTGCACCTGCTGGACGCCATCTTCAGCAAGCCGATCTTCCGCAGCTCGGATCTGGCGCAGAAGCTGGCGGCAGACTATGGCATCCACGAGAAGACCACGCCCGGCCTGCTTCGGCAGCTGAAGGAGGCGGGCATTCTGTTGGAACTGCAGGCCGGCAGCGGGCGTCGCGCCGCGACGCTGTGCTTTCCGCGGTTGATCAACCTGGCGGAAGGCAGGGAGGTGCTATGA